ATAAAGCACCAGTGGAACTCGAAGCAGCTATGTATACGAGTAGCTGACGACAATGAAACAAACTCAGTGGAGAAGGATGATTACCCGTGTGTTAAGTAATGTGAGTTTTGTTTGCAGCTGCTCAATTTTTTTCTTCAGTTCTTCTTTTTCTTCATTCATTCTTTCCCGATCACACCTTTCTCTGTGGAAGTCTTCTTCAAATATCTGCACCTTTAACAGAATCATAATTGTTTTAAAAGCCTGCAAGTATAACTTACATTAATCTTACCTGATCAATAATTTTGTTTTTAATACAGAATAAATAATGCAGTTACCAACATCACTTTCCTAAGGTAACTTAAGATGGAAATGAATTGCAAACAGCAGAAAAAAAAGTTCCAATTAGACACAAGGAGACGTGAGGCCTGAATCAGGGCCAGGATATTAATAACATCAAATCTAAACAGAATACTACTTTGAATAAGCTGCAATAATTTTAACACATAGTCAAAGATGTTGGTGAACTAAATATTTAAAGTACATTAAGACAATAAGGATGGTCATAGTTATATTTCTGAGATTTCCATTCACTCTTAATAAAAATGGCTACACACATACAGAGAAAAATGAACCAATATCTTTTCCTTTGATGTATGGATATGTTGCAGTTATGTAGCAGTTTTAATAAAATTAAATGCCCCAGAATAGAGATTTTGGAAATAAAAGGTCTGAAGTCATAGATACATTGAAATCAAAGTGAAAAtttctaaaataaataaaaatacttgAAAAATAAATCAAACAAAGGAGTGGAGCTCTCTAAAATGTAAGTTTGCAGTGATTAGTACTGAACATGGTTATTTCTAGCCTAACTTTCAATGAAGTATGTGTTACCTGTTGCTTTAACACCTCAATCTGTGTTGTCAGTTCTTCAGGGCGAGGTTTTCCTGTTGTCTCTCTTCTATCAAAACTGTGCGGCATGCAAAAAGCATTATGCTCTCTTAAAGCTTCAGACAAAGCCTGCAACAAAAGTATTTCCAATGAGTCTCAAAAACTTTGTCTAAGCTTCATTTTTATCTACATCTGGCATGAGTAAATATGGGTCAGGACCTTCAATGTACTGATTAGGGTGGTACACCAGGATGGAGTTTCATGGACTTGAGTTATTGCATCCCCATCTGGAGCCTTTGcctacagctctgcattctgcTTAGCTAAATATTTGTAAGATACAGTACTGTTCAGAGAAAATTCCACAGGCTTGGCAGTGAAATCTCTAGCGAAATTTTAACCACAATATCAGCAACCTGGAAAAACTACCATTGAGAGCCATTTTAATACATATGGACCAGCTATAACAACCGAGAAAAAAGATTTTGACAACTGTAGAGCACCTCTGCCAACCCTTGAAATATAACACAGAGGGGAGGGGTGATGGGAACTTGGTTAAAACACATTTGTTTTTGGAAGTATATCCTTCATCAGCAGGAATGAAGTGCTAATGAGGAGTCTACTTCTGACACTGACAGAACTCCTTTATTTGCAGAAtttataaaagttcaaagtaaatttgttatcaaagttctCTATCTTCTCAGCTTCCTGGAAGTGCTACATCTTGGCAATAGCAACAAGGCTTATGACCCTCTTTGTTGTTACGTTCataatctgtgtctgacataAAAAAGTGTAATAATTCTTCAAAAAAACGGTTCCACTTTGTTTCTTTCTGCAATCAGCACAGAagatttggagcgtagaaggttgaggggggatttgatcaaggtatttaaaatgttgagagggatagatagagttgacgtgaataggggagattcaaacgagaggacatgattagagaattagggggcaaaagtttaagggaaacacgagggggtatttctttactcagagagtgatagctgtgtggaatgagcttcctgtagaagtagtagaggccagttcagttgtgtcatttaaggtaaaattggataggtatatggacaggaaaggagtggagggttatgggctgagtgcgggtaggtgggactaggtgagattaagagttcggcacggactaggagggccggaatggcctgtttccgtgctgtgattgttatatggttataagatttAGGTTTAATCTAGTGTACCAGGAAAGTAATCTTCACTGCAATGCTTAGAAAGTCAAGGAGTTGCCCCTAAATATGTTCCATGTATTCAAAACTTCAACCATAAATCTTCAAAACAGTACTTCAACTCTCCTCTGTGAATTTCTATGTTGTGTGAAACAGCAGGAGACTGATATTTAAATATAAACTGGTGGACATAATCCAGTAATGCAGGACACATCTGTTTCTAAGGTTTGGGATTATTGTATTGAGTCAGTTACCAAATTGATTGATTTGTACAATTTCTTATTTCACTTTTCCATATGTTTTTGTCATATAGTTAAAAATGCTCTCATTGTGATTTTGGCCCTTCAAATGTTTTTGCTAAGTGGTATAGTcacctttttttccccctcctctgtATTTAGTTTGTTAGTTCCATAGGTCTCCTTAGTCAGTCCCTGTTCCTTCCCTCAAGAGGCACTGTTCCTATGTTAAGGCAGGTTTGGCAATCTTCTGAGTTTCTTTGTCCCTTTTTCCCCATTTAAGGAAGAATATCTCCACTTAGACTTTACTTTAAAGGCAATAGGAAACTAAGAAATCAATTTAGCACAGCCAGAGTGGAAGAGaaagcatatttatttatttagagatagataCTGTGTGGAACAGATCCACTGGGCCCAATGAAATGTGCCACCCAGCAAGCTGCCTATTTatccctagcttaatcacaggacaatttacaacgacctaCTAGCTGACtataggaggaaatcagagcacctggaggaaacccacaagctTGTGAAGATCATACAAAATTTCTTGCTGAGGACGCTGCAAATTGAACTCTGAAGCCTCAAGTTGTAAAAGTGTTGCACTATGTAATGTTACtgtggcacacacacacacacacacacacacactcacactcacactcacactcacactcacactcacactcacactcacactcacactcacactcacactcacactcacactcacactcacactgaccaAATTATTGAGAAAAGACATCTGCACAAACACTTGAATCAGCAAGTCAGCATATAATCATATAGACCAAGCTTTGGTGTATGGGAGATGATGTTACTGTAGGTAGCTACCTGCTTTTGTAACTGGATCTATGACTTGAgatttgctcccaacagaccaaTTTCTGTTCCAATACTTTGTATGAAAATGTAATGCTCTCATGTACTTCATACCATATGAAAGTAATATACGGCACCTAACCTGGTGTTTTCTGTCGACAGAAGCCTGTTATTCATTTTATCTATTggtaaattaaaatataaaactaTGAAATTTTGAAAATCATGAGAGAGGCCAGCATTATGTTACTACTAAGACCATGACAGACAAAATTTATCCAGTTAAGGTTTGCTAAAATGGAATGTTAATGCCCTCTagtttaggagcagagagagctgcattttttaaaaattggcaaATTATTTTGTCATTGAAGATGTGGGGAATAAATCTCCTGGTTGATGAGAGACCAATTTGTTTGTGTAGTTATTGCCCCGGGCTACAGATGAACATGTGGATACAAACAAAATAACAACTTTACAAACCTTATTCAAATAAGCAATTTCATGCTCATAATATTCCTTCTGTTTGCTTGTTGAAGAGTGACATTGTTTTAAATGCTTGTTTTCTTCTTCAGCTTCAAGCAATTTTGCATTTAGTGCCTGTTTTTCTTCCTTAAAAAAGGGAAGGAAAAATGTAAGTAATATAAAAGACCAGATTTGTGGAGACCAGTTCAACCAACTCCAATTCCACTTATTGAGATGAACATACTGTATATTAGTTGCAACACTGCAATAGCCTGGGAATACAATAACGTTCAAACATTCCAGTAGAAGGACTTTTTaaggataaagattagctttatttgtcacatgtacatcgaaacatcaaaacatacagtgaaatacattgctttccatcaacgaccaacacagaccAAGATGTGGTGTGGGAAGCCCGCAagcgttgccatgcttccagtgccaacataacatgtccaTGTATTACAAAccctaacttgtacatctttggaatatgggaggaaactggactcCCCAGAGGAATCCCATGAGGTCACTTGGAGAAcatacacactcatacacatacacacagtcaGCAGCACAAACTGatccccaatcttacagctggaaCTATAAAGCGTTtcattaactgctatgctactgtgtcatCCATAACTTGTTCATTGCTAATTACATATTATTTGTTTTCAAGCCAATAATAGCAAAGACATACTTCTGCTGTTTCAAGTCTGGCTTTAGCCAGCAGCAGCTTCTTATCGAAATCCCTCTGCTTCTGGTCCAGTTCCTTCTCCAGGGTACTCAGTGACTGCTGATATTTGATGAACCTTTCCTTCAACTGTGGAATACAAGAGATAATGCAGGATCTATGATAAACTGCGATATTATGAAATATTCAATAGGGTGCTGAACTAAGGCATGCATTAAGTTGCATAAATATCAGTACATGCTATTGAATTCATCTTGGCAAAACAATTAACAGAGAGAGAATAGAGTTCAAACAAAATATACATATATTTATTAAATGCTTGTTTTATTTCCCCTGCCTTGTTATTCTTTCAGCACCAAACAGCATCTTCAACCAAATTAATACACCAAAGGCCTGATTATTGGATAGAAAAGATGTAATTTTGTCATAATTCACTAGGGGGTGTTTGAGCACAATTTAGCATTAAATTAATACCATTATGAGTTGGGACTTATCCAAATGTGTGTTAGAAAAGAGCAATAATAATGAAAATAAAGCAGTTGTATTAATTTAATGCAAAAATGTTGTATAAAGCTTTAAAGCTTTTCTGGATTTATGTGTTATCGTATATATTTATTAGCAGATGCTTATGAGTGAAAGGGAAGCTGACAAGTGGCAGGATTTTAAGGGGGAGTTATAGAGTTCAGAGCCAGCATTTTCCCAGTTAGGGTGAAAAGCAAAGATGGCAAGATTAGGGAATCTTGGAGGACAACAGATATTAATGGTTTGACCTGcaggaaatagaaacatagagcaGGTATTGAGGAAGTCTCATGAGAAATATAGTAGGTgagaacttaagaaagaaattaggagaggaaATGAGGCCATGAAATATCCTTGGTTAGTATGATCAAAGAGAATCTGAGATATTTTGTAAGTAGATCAGGAGAAAGAATGGATGCCCTTGGGAATAAAAAGAGGCAATCTATGTGTAGTGTCAGGCAATGTGATTGGAGTCCAAAATGAATACATCTCATCCTATTCACCAAGGAGAGGGAGGAAGCGTATGATGTTACGGGACACATAAAGGTTGATAAACCCCAAAGGCCGTACGAGAATTAATCCAGGTTGCAATGGGAAGCTAGGAAAGAGGTAGCTGTGGTTATTTTAATAAATTACAGGAACTGAAAGCTGAGAGATTGCCATGTTTTACCTTTTGTTCATACAATGTCTTCATATTCCTGAACTCACGATCCCATTGTTTGTTTATCTCCAAAAGCTATAACAATAAATTTAGAATCCAAATTAAAGACACATTGCAGAATACATAAACTAAAAGGCTAATCATTTGAAATTTTAATATTTTGGAATGCACTACTCCATGGACATACAAAAATCATAAAAAAGGAGGGAACAACTCTGGAATTTCAGAAACTTGGAAGAATTCATTCTAATACAGGACATACCATCACAAAACACTTCATCCCCTTACTCCCCTTTAATATTCTAATAGGCTTCGCAACATTCTGGCCAAACATCGGTCACTCACAAACCAAGTTCCAAAACATGCTTCCAAGTAGGACCCTGAGCATCCCATCTGTAACTCCCCACCAACTCCCCAGACTGACTTCTCGTTTCCATAATGAATCTCAATGGGAGTTTGATGCACAACACTTTGTCCTTTGACTGAGTACTTTATAGACTTGCTGAGTCAACAAAGAATTCTGCAATTTCAGTTCACAattcttccattttattttcaggCAACAGAGTTCATAGCTTCCACTCAATATTGCATTCCCTCTCAGATCTCTAGATCAATCCTTACTTTTTATTAACCTATTTTACATGCCATCTCTTTTGCTCTTTACTTGGCACATCACGTTTTCCTGCTTTTCTTGCTTAAAACCTCTTACAATCCTAATATTTTCTTATTCTAATGAAAGGTCACTCATCCGAAACATTATCTCTATTTCTATCTCTACAGACACCGCCTGGTAGAGATACATAAAAATTTCTAAGTCATTGATTGGGTAGATAATCAAAATCTTTTTTCCAAGGTAAGGATACCAAAAACAAGAAAGaattggtttaaggtgagagaaaagTGTTTCAAAGGAATTCAGGAAAAGTAAATAGAATGTTTTCAAATAGAGTATTTCCAGGA
The Hemitrygon akajei chromosome 13, sHemAka1.3, whole genome shotgun sequence genome window above contains:
- the LOC140738088 gene encoding TNFAIP3-interacting protein 3-like isoform X1, translated to MRVHIEQNITGMEIENKGEPSLSEMEAFERQIQTLENQKKELLEINKQWDREFRNMKTLYEQKLKERFIKYQQSLSTLEKELDQKQRDFDKKLLLAKARLETAEEEKQALNAKLLEAEEENKHLKQCHSSTSKQKEYYEHEIAYLNKALSEALREHNAFCMPHSFDRRETTGKPRPEELTTQIEVLKQQVQIFEEDFHRERCDRERMNEEKEELKKKIEQLQTKLTLLNTRLKTYEEDFLKERKEKDLLGKKLKKQAREFSQSSAAPCLPVTYAPCAPCVNYGHAPFGIPIHYPGPAILTAQTANRGYQQPMPEYSWYVPYTNQPSSGQQNSQDCRPKDVTSAKRNPE
- the LOC140738088 gene encoding TNFAIP3-interacting protein 3-like isoform X2; the protein is MFTKNITGMEIENKGEPSLSEMEAFERQIQTLENQKKELLEINKQWDREFRNMKTLYEQKLKERFIKYQQSLSTLEKELDQKQRDFDKKLLLAKARLETAEEEKQALNAKLLEAEEENKHLKQCHSSTSKQKEYYEHEIAYLNKALSEALREHNAFCMPHSFDRRETTGKPRPEELTTQIEVLKQQVQIFEEDFHRERCDRERMNEEKEELKKKIEQLQTKLTLLNTRLKTYEEDFLKERKEKDLLGKKLKKQAREFSQSSAAPCLPVTYAPCAPCVNYGHAPFGIPIHYPGPAILTAQTANRGYQQPMPEYSWYVPYTNQPSSGQQNSQDCRPKDVTSAKRNPE
- the LOC140738088 gene encoding TNFAIP3-interacting protein 3-like isoform X4, coding for MEIENKGEPSLSEMEAFERQIQTLENQKKELLEINKQWDREFRNMKTLYEQKLKERFIKYQQSLSTLEKELDQKQRDFDKKLLLAKARLETAEEEKQALNAKLLEAEEENKHLKQCHSSTSKQKEYYEHEIAYLNKALSEALREHNAFCMPHSFDRRETTGKPRPEELTTQIEVLKQQVQIFEEDFHRERCDRERMNEEKEELKKKIEQLQTKLTLLNTRLKTYEEDFLKERKEKDLLGKKLKKQAREFSQSSAAPCLPVTYAPCAPCVNYGHAPFGIPIHYPGPAILTAQTANRGYQQPMPEYSWYVPYTNQPSSGQQNSQDCRPKDVTSAKRNPE
- the LOC140738088 gene encoding TNFAIP3-interacting protein 3-like isoform X3; amino-acid sequence: MSNITGMEIENKGEPSLSEMEAFERQIQTLENQKKELLEINKQWDREFRNMKTLYEQKLKERFIKYQQSLSTLEKELDQKQRDFDKKLLLAKARLETAEEEKQALNAKLLEAEEENKHLKQCHSSTSKQKEYYEHEIAYLNKALSEALREHNAFCMPHSFDRRETTGKPRPEELTTQIEVLKQQVQIFEEDFHRERCDRERMNEEKEELKKKIEQLQTKLTLLNTRLKTYEEDFLKERKEKDLLGKKLKKQAREFSQSSAAPCLPVTYAPCAPCVNYGHAPFGIPIHYPGPAILTAQTANRGYQQPMPEYSWYVPYTNQPSSGQQNSQDCRPKDVTSAKRNPE